The Mya arenaria isolate MELC-2E11 chromosome 16, ASM2691426v1 genome includes a window with the following:
- the LOC128222021 gene encoding unconventional myosin-Ie-like: MGSCNKSFTDRKLCRQRSEKDQHAHHHTNGGGKPKPGCRHPKPSSKLKPPSLQCRTLYAYDAQDTDELSFNEGDIIDIVTEDSAGWWTGTLRGKDGLFPANYAEKI, from the exons ATGGGTTCTTGCAACAAATCATTTACAGATAGAAAACTGTGTCGTCAGCGAAGCGAAAAAGACCAACA TGCTCACCATCACACAAATGGTGGAGGAAAGCCGAAACCCGGTTGTCGACATCCGAAGCCGAGCTCGAAACTGAAGCCTCCATCTTTACAATGTAGAACCTTGTACGCATATGACGCTCAAGACACTGATGAACTCAGCTTCAATGAGGGGGATATTATAGACATTGTTACAGAAG ATTCTGCTGGTTGGTGGACTGGAACGCTAAGAGGAAAGGACGGACTGTTTCCAGCTAACTATGCTGAGAAAATATGA